From the Niveibacterium microcysteis genome, the window AGGAGGTGTAGTTGTACGGAATCTCGCGCAGGCGGGTCGACGCGGGGGTCTCGCGGACAAACTCGGGGGCGGCTTGCATCAGGGTGTCCTGTTTGTGTGCGGCACGGCACGCTTCTGGGGAAGCCGGCCATTTTATCCCGCCGGACCCGCCCATGCACCCGAAAATTCAAGACCTTACGGGCTGTGGGGGCAAGAAAATTGCGGGAATTGGGGGTTGGACACCGGGTCACGAACACAGTTCGGATGCTGCAGTGCAGCGGCCGCCCGGCCTTTGGCACGCCCCAAACCGGCCGACCGCCGCCGCAATCGGCTCAGCACCTTGCGTGGCGCCGCCGCGACAGCTGGCGCCTCAGTCGCGCGACCAATCCGGGTTGGGCAGCGCGTTGAAGGCGTCGCGCAGCGCCTGGCCCCATTCGCTGCGCACGATGCTGAAGTACGGGTCTTGCGACTCGATCGAGCGGTGGCGCGCGATGCGGCATTCGTCGGTGCGGATCAGCGCGAGATCGAGCGGCAGGCCGACCGACAGGTTCGAGCGGATCGTCGAATCCATCGAGATCAACGCGCACTTCGTTGCTTCGTCGAGCGAGGTGCCGCGCGTGATGACGCGGTCGATGATCGGTTTGCCGTACTTCGATTCGCCGATCTGGAAGTACGGCGTCTCGGGCGTCGCCTCGATGAAGTTGCCGGCGGCGTAGATGTTGAACAAGCGCGGGCGTTCGCCGCGAATCTGCCCGGCGAGGATCAGGCTGGCGGAAAAATCGATGCCGAAGGCCTGCAGCGATTCGGCGTCGCGCCGGTGCACGTCGCGAATCGTGTCGCCAACATGGCGCGCCGCCTCGAACAGGTTGGGCACGCTCCACAGGCTGGTGCCCTCGGTGCTGCTGAGGCGTTCGTTGAGCATCGTCACGATCGCCTGCGTGATCGCGAGGTTGCCGGCCGTCATCAATACCATCACCCGCTCGCCCGGGCGCTCGAAGACATTGAGTTTGCGGAAGGAGTTGATGTGATCAACGCCGGCATTGGTGCGCGAGTCGGACAGGCACACGATGCCGGCGTCGAGGAGCATGCCGACGCAGTAGGTCATGGGAAAAGGCTTGGTCGCAGAAAGGCGGGATTGTCGCCGCCCTTGCGGGGCGGGGCCAGCGCTTGTTCGCGGCGACCGTGCGGGCCGCCGCGAACCATGGATCAGCCGGGCGGCGCGCCGCGCTCGGCCGGTGTCAGTTGCCAGGGCTCAGGCGCAAAGCGCCCGGCTTCGGGCTGCAGTGTGTAGGGCGTGTCTTCCAGCGGATTGGTCCACAACGCAAGCATCGCAGCGGGCGGCGTGGCAGGCGCGTCGGGCGTTGGCTGATTCGGGTGCGAACGGGTCATGGCAAGCCTCCTCAGGTGGTAACGGGAACCAGGAAGTCGTCGGAGATGCGCTGGCCGAGATCGAGGATGCGTTCCAGCGCGCTGTCGAGGTAGGGATGCAAACCGTCGCGCATCAGTTCCTCGATGCGGCCGAACCGCAGGCTCGCCTCGAACTCGCCGGCGCGGCGCTGGGTCTCGGCCGAACGGCCGTTCGCCACCGCCTGCAGCAGGCCGTACACCTCGCGCATGCAGTAGGCGAGCGAACGCGGCATGTCCGGGCGCAGCAGCAGCAGCTCGGCAACGCGGCTCGGCGTGATCTGATCGCGATACACGCGGCGGTAGATTTCGAAGGCCGACACCGAGTGCAGCAGCGCGCTCCACTGGTAGTAGTCGACCGCGGCATCGTTCGGTGTGTGGGCGCCGCGCAGCAGGTGGTACTTCACGTCGAGGATGCGCAGGGTGTTGTCCGCGCGCTCGATGAAGGTGCCCAGCCGGGTGAAGTGGAAGGCCTCGTCGCGCAGCATGGTGCCGACGGTGACGCCGCGCGACAGGTGTGAGCGGTACTTCACCCAGTCGAAGAACTCGGTCGGGCCGGTTTCGGCGAGGCGCGAAGGGGCGAAGTCATTCACCTTCAGCCAGGTCGCGTTGATGGCCTCCCACAGCTCGGAGGTCAGCGTGCCACGCACGGTGTGCGCGTTTTCGCGCGCCGCGCGCAGGCAGGAGACGATGCTCGACGGGTTGTCGCGGTCGAACATCAGGAAGTGCATCACCGTGTCGGTGTCGATCACGTCATGTTGTGCGCGGTAGGCGCCCAGCATGCCCATGATGTCGAGCGTGGCGGTCCACTGCCGTTCGATCTCGCCGGCGCTCTGCGGCAACAGCGACATGCGGTGGTGCACATCGAGGATGCGCGCGAGGTTTTCGGCGCGCTCCATGTAGCGCGCCATCCAGTAAACGTGGTCTGCGGTACGGGACAACATGTTTTCAGGCCTCCAGTACCCAGGTGTCCTTGGTGCCCCCGCCCTGCGAGGAATTCACCACCAGCGAGCCTTCCTTCAGCGCGACGCGCGTGAGGCCGCCGGGTACGAAACGGATCTCGCTGCCCGAAAGGACAAAGGGCCGCAGGTCGATATGGCGCGGCGCGATGCCGGATTCGACGAAGGTCGGGCAGGTGGACAGCGCGAGCGTTGGCTGGGCGATGTATTTCTCCGGCGCGGCGATGATGCGCTGGCGGAAGGCTTCAATCTCCGCCTTGGTCGATGCCGGCCCGACCAGCATGCCGTAGCCGCCGGCGCCGTGCACTTCCTTCACCACCAGTTCGGCCAGGTGATCGAGCGTGTAGGCCAGATCGTCGGGCTTTCTCAGCATGTAGGTCGGCACGTTGTTGAGCAGCGGTTTCTCGCCAAGGTAGAAGCGCACCATGTCCGGCACATACGGGTAGATCGACTTGTCGTCCGCCACGCCCGTGCCGATCGCGTTGGCGAGCGTGACCTTGCCGGCGCGATACGCGGCAAACAGGCCCGGCACGCCGAGCATCGAATCCTTGCGGAAGGCCTGCGGATCGAGGAAGTCGTCGTCGATGCGGCGGTAGATCACGTCCACCTTGCGGCGGCCGCGGGTGGTGCTCATGAACACGCCTTCGTGGGTGACGAAGAGATCGCGCCCTTCGACCAGTTCGATGCCCATCTGCTGCGCGAGGAAGGCGTGCTCGAAGTAGGCGCTGTTGTAGCTGCCGGGCGTGAGCAGCACCACGGTCGGGTCCGACACCCCGTTTGGCGCGACGGTGCGCAGCGTATCGAGCAGCAGGTCCGGGTAGTGCTCCACCGGCGCGATGCGGTGGGTGGCGAAGAGGTCGGGGAAGAGCCGCATCATCATGCGGCGGTCTTCGATCATGTACGAGACGCCGGACGGCACGCGCAGGTTGTCTTCCAGCACGTAGAACTCGCCGGCGCCGGCACGCACGATGTCGACGCCGGAGATGTGCGAATAGATGCCGCCAGCGACGTCCACGCCCTTCATCTCGGGCCGGTACTGCGCGTTCTGCAGCACCTGCTCGTAGGGAATCACGCCGGCCTTGAGGATCTCCTGGTCATGGTAGATGTCATGCAGGAAGGCGTTGAGCGTGCGGATCCGCTGCGACAGGCCGGCGGAAAGCTGCTGCCATTCGGCAGCCGGAATGATGCGGGGAATCAGGTCGAACGGAATCAACCGCTCTGTCCCCGCCGCCTCGCCATACACGGCGAAGGTAATGCCGACGCGCCGGAACAGCGCATCGGCCTGCACCCGCTTGCGCTCGATGCGTGAAGACGCGGTCGCCTCCAGCCAGCGCTCAAAGGCTTCGTAATGCGGCCGTGTCTCGCCAGCCGCGCCGTTCATCTCATCGAAGAACGCCCCGTTTGCTCCCATGCTCGCCTCCGCGTACGGCTCGCTGCGTTGCGAGCCGGCAGCAGGGGCTTTGCGAGAACTGTGCCAACCGGAAAACATGGGCTTTCCGGGTCTTCCAGGGCCGCTCATGCACGCTTACGGCGCGCGAAAACGATGGGGCGACGCGGCGGCGCACCAATCCGGCGCATCGCCCGGACGCGCCCCGTCGTGGTGCGTGCCCGCTCAGTCCAGCGTCTTGCGGAAGCGTTTGAGCCCGATGGCCAGCACGACGGTGATGAACAACAGCAGCGGCCACAGGTGTGGCCAGATCTCGACGAAACCGTTGCCCTTGAGCATCACCCCACGCGCCAGCCGCAGGAAATGGGTCAGTGGCAGCGCCTCACCGATGAACTGCGCCCAGCCCGGCATGCCACGGAAGGGGAACATGAAGCCGGACAGCAGGATCGACGGCAGGAAGAAGAAGAAGGTCATCTGCATCGCCTGCATCTGGTTGCGCGCCACGCTCGAGATCGTGATGCCGACGACCAGGTTGGCGGCGATGAAGACCAGCACGCCGAGCAGCAGTACCGGCTTGGTGCCGATGAACGGCACGTTGAACAGCAATCGCGCGGCAATCAGGATCAGCACCACCTGCACGAAGCCGATCAGGATGAAGGGCAGGATCTTGCCGACCATCACCTCTACCGGCCGCACCGGCGTGGCGAGCAGGTTCTCCATCGTGCCGCGTTCGACTTCGCGCGTCAGCGCGAGCCCGGTCATCATGATCATCGTCATCGTCAGGATCACGCCCATCAGGCCGGGGACGACGTTCCACGCGGTGAGCCCGTCCGGGTTGTAGCGGCGCTGCACCACCACGTCGAACGGCGGTGGCGCGGCGGCGTGGGAAGCCAGCGGGCCACCCAGGTCTCGCGCGAGCGCGCCGGGCGCCAGCTGGTTGAGCGCGGCGATGGCGTTGCCGGTGGCCGTTGGGTCGGTCGCATCGGCGTCGAGCAGCACCTGAGCGCGTTCGCCGCGGATCAGCTTGCGCGAGAAATCTGGCGGGATCACCAGCGCGAACTGTGCGCTGCCCTCGGCGAGCATGCGGTCAGCGTCGGCCTGCGTGGCAGAGGTGCTGAGGATGTCGAAGTAGTCTGACACCGTCAGCGCGGCGGTCAGGCTGCGCGCAAATGCGCTCTGCTCCTCGGCCACGACCACGGTCGGCAGATGCTTGGGGTCGCCGTTGATTGCGTAGCCGAACAGCGTCAGCTGGATGATCGGTATGCCGACCATCATCGCGAAGGTCAGCCGGTCGCGGCGCAGCTGGATGAATTCCTTGCGCATCACGGTGATCAGGCGCGCAAACGACAAGCCGCGCAGCAGGGCGAACATGTCAGTGCGCCTCCTGGAAGTTGTCGCGCGTCTGCCCCATCAGATGGATGAACACATCCTCCAGCTGCGGCGCCGCCGCCGACCATTCGAGCGCCGGCTCGTCGCGCCACGGCGCGATCGCGGCGACCAGCGCCGCCGCATCACTGCCGCTGACATGCAGGGTGTTGCCAAAGCGGGTCAGCATGTCGACACCGGGTGCGCCGCGCAGCTGTGCCGCCAGCGGCGACACATCGTTGCCACGCACATGCCAGGTCGCAAACCCGCTGCGTTCCACAAGCTGTGCCGGCGTGCCCAGCGCCAGTAGCTGACCGTAGGCGATGTAGCCGAGACGGTGGCAACGCTCCGCCTCATCCATGTAGTGGGTGGACACCAGCACGGTGATGCCTTCGGCGGCGAGTGCGTGGATCTCTTCCCAGAAGTCGCGTCGCGCCTTGGGGTCGACGCCGGCGGTGGGCTCGTCGAGCAGCAGCAGTTTAGGTTCGTGCAGCATGCACGCCGCCAGCGCCATGCGCTGCTTCCAACCGCCGGAAAGCCCGCCGGCAAGCTGGTTCGCACGGCCACCGAGGCCGAGGCGCTCAATCGCGGTATCCACCCGCTGGCGGCGGCGGTCCATCTGGTACACGCCGGCCACGAAGTCGAGGTTCTCGCGGATCGTCAGGTCTTCGTAGAGCCCGAAGCGCTGGGTCATGTAGCCGACTTCGCGCTTGATCGCCGCCGCCTCGCGCAGGATGTCGTAGCCCAGCGTGTGGCCACTGCCAGCGTCGGGTGTCAGCAGGCCGCACATCATGCGGATCGAGGTCGTCTTGCCGCTGCCGTTGGGGCCGAGAAAGCCGAACACCTCACCCCGGCGCACCCGCATCGACAGTTGGTCGACCACCGTCTTGTCGCCGAAGCGCTTGGTGAGGCCAACCACGTCCACCGCACGCTGTTCGGGCGGAATGTCGAGCGGCGCGATCAGATCGTTCATTGGCCCGCCTCGGGCAACACGTCGACCGGCAGCCCAGGCGCCAGGGCTACTGCGCGTTCGGGTTGCGCCTCGGCCTTGAAGACCAGCTTGGCGCGGTTGTCCTTCGAGTAGATCACCGGCGGTGTGTATTCCGCGCTGCTGGCGACCCAGGTGACGCGCGCGGTGAAGCCCTCGCCACAACCATCGCAGAGAACGCGGATGCGCTGGCCCGGCCGCATCGCCGCGAGCCTGGCTTGCGGAATGTAGAAACGCAGCTTGGTGCTGCCCGCCGGCAACAGGCTGACAACTGGGCTGCCGGCCGGCACCCATTCACCGATGCGGTAGTAGGTGTCCTCAACATGTGCGGCAACCGGTGCTACGAGCTGCTTCTGCGCCAAGCGTGTCTGTGCCTGCGCGCGCTGGGCTTCGGCCACTTTCACCGCCGCCGTTGCCGCGGCGCGCTGTGCCTCGCGCCCGGCAAGTTCGGCCGCGCGCAAGTCGGCCGCAGCCTGGTCGAGCTGCGCGCGCGCACTACGGACCCGCTCGCGCAGGCTGTCGAGGCTCATCGGGCTGACGAAGCCCTCGGCAGAGAGCGATTGCTGGCGGGCAAGGTCGCTCTCAGCCAGCGATAGCGCAGAACGCGCGGCGGCCTCGCGAGCGCGGAAGGAATCGAGCTCGGCCGGCCGCTTTCCGCTCGCCAGATCCTGCGCCTGCGCGTCGCTTTGCGCGCGGCGCGCTTCGGCCTCGTCGAGGGCCGGGCGCTCGAGTTCGGTATCCAGCGCAAACAGCGGTGCACCGGCGGCCACTTCGCCACCACGCTGCACCGACAGGCTGACCAGGCGACCGGCCTGCTGCGCGGCAACGCGCGTCGGTTCGATCTCGACATAGCCGAGCAATGGCCTCTCGCCGCTTGGCCCACAGGCGCAGAGCAAGACAGACGAAACCAGGACAAGCAGGGCGGCGCGGGCGCTCATTCGGCGGACTCCAGTTCGGCGCGCAGCGCGTTGAGCCCGCCCCAGCTGAAGGCGGTGACATGCTGCGCAACCCGTTCGACGAGGTCATCGCCGTTCAGCGCGACCGGCATGACCTGCAGGATCAGGGGACGCGCGCTGATGTAGACCATGCATTGGCTCAGCACACTGAGCATTGCGCGCGACAGCTGTTCGTCGCTCGCACGCGGCCCAAGCACCGCCGCGATGATTGGCCGCAGCATCTGCGCCTGCGGGCGGGTGAAGCGCTCGATCATCATCGCCAGCGCCTCGGTCGGGTTCACCAGCTCGCGCATCAACAGTGCCGCGATGCGGCTCTCGCCCGCCGGGTCGAGGAAGCGGCGGACCAGGGTTCGCACCGCAGCCTCAAACGCTGCACGCGGATGGGCCGGGTCAGGTGCCGGCAACGGTGTGCGGCTCAAGGCGAGCTCCGCATGGTGCTGCAACACCGCGCGGTAAAGCCCTTCCTTCCCGCCAAAGTGATAGTTGATCGCCGACAGCCGCACCCCGGCGCGCTGCGCGATGTCTTGCACCCGCGCGGCGCGGAAGCCCTCGTCGATGAAGATTTCGGTGGCGGCGAGGATCAGCGCGGTCCGGGTTTCGTCGCCCGGAGGCAGGCGGAGTGACGCGTTTTGGGCTGGTTTCATGGCGATTGGAAATAGTTTTCCAATTCACTTTAGAAAACTTTTTCCACAGGGTCAAGCGCCAACTGGAACGCGCGGACGCGACCGCCTGAGTATGGCGGCGCGGATTGTCCGGCACGCCTGCGGATCAGGCGCCGTGCGGCCGGAACGAGGCGGCGTGAGGGATCGCGTTCAGCGAAGACGCGTGTGGCAGGCCGCCAAGCGCATCAGCGGCCCCGCTGCGGGTCGCGCGCGCCGCGTACCGCGTGGCTGAGCCGCTTCTGCGCGTACATCAGCGCATCGGCCTCTGCGACCAGCGCGGCCAGCGGCTGCTCGCTGCCAGACGGGCTATGCACGATGCCGAGACTCATCGAGACCGGATACGGGCGCGGGTGCTCGGCGACGAACCGTGCCACCCGCTGCTGCACGCGCTCGCGCACTCCGTCGGGGAGTTCGTCGTCGATGCTGAAGACCGCAAACTCGTCGCCGCCCAGCCTCGCGACGACGTCGCTCTTGCGGAAGGCCTCGCGCAGGATGCCGGCACAATCCTGGATCAGCTCATCGCCCTGCTCGTGCCCGAGTTCGTCGTTCACCTGCTTGAGGCCATTGATGTCGGCAAACAGCAGCAGGCCCGGCAGACACTGCTGACGCGCCAGCACAAGACTTTGCTGCGCGTAGAAATCGAAGCCCCGGCGGTTCAGCAGACCGGTCATCACATCGGTCACCGACAACCTGTGCAGCAGGCGCTCGGATTGGTTGCGCCGCGTCAGCTCAGCTTCGTGGGCGCGATCCAAGCGATCGGCGCTCTCCGAGCCCTCGCGGATGCGGCATTCGAGCTGGTCCCGCAAGGTAGCGTTGATGAGGGCGGCGGTCGCAAGCTCGCCGATGTGGCGCAGGGCGGCAAGCTCCTTGCTGCGCCCGATGCGCCGCCGACGCCACAGCAGGCAGATCACGCCACTGGGTTCGATCGCCGGGAAAGGCACCGCGCAAAGCTGGAACGGTGCGTCGAGTGCCGCGCGGGCGCGCACATCGTCGGGCACCGGCGGGTCGAGCTGGGCGCGGCCTTGTTCAATCGCCCGCTGGGCGCAAAAGTGCAGCAGCGGATCGCCATCCTTGATGCGCGGCACGCCGCTTGTGTCGAACTCGCGCGCCAGCACTGCATCGCCCACCGGCGCCATCATCAGCGCGCGGTCCGGTTCGAAGAGCTCGCGCATCGCGGCGCCGACCAGTTCGAATACGCCCTCCTGCCCGGCCGCCTGCATCAGTTCTCGCGCCAGGCGCAGCAGGCGTTCGAGTTTGTACAGAGCGGGGGACTGTAGCGCGGTCATGGCGAGCTCACGGCGCAAACGATCAGCCATTCTGCGCGCCAGCGCCGGACTGCGCCAGACCGGCCGCGGCCTCGCCGCCGCGTACGGAATCGTTACCCGAGGGCCTAGGTGATGACCATCAGCATGTCGGCGTACCACGCACAATTGAGGCCCAGCGCTTCATCCTCGACGCGGTCGCGTCCGCCCATGTCGAGCCGCGAGGAGTGGATGCCCAAGAGCTGCCACGGCAGCGCCGCCTGCTCGGGCGAGGGGTGTTCGATGCGCATCACGACCGGCGCGCCGCTCGCGCCGCGATGCGTGCGCGCATCGGTCAGGAAATAGCCAACACCCTGAAAACGAAGGCCGAAGGACGACGCGATGACGCCTTGTCGAACAATCGGCAGGTGATGCAGCGTGTCGTGAAAGCCCAGCGGATAACCAACGATCAACACCGAGGCGCCGACTTCGATCGGCGCACTTTGCGCCAGATGCTGCGGGCCGAAGGCCGCGCGCCGGCAACCAGGCGGCCAGCAGGCTGGGTCGAGCGGTATCGCTGCCATGTCCACCGCGCCGCCCGCGTCGTCGCCGACATGCCAGACCGAGAGGCCATCGCGGTATAGCCACAGGCTGATCACGTGCACCGCGGCCACGTTGCTGTCATCAACATGGACTTCGAACTCGATGCGGTCGGGCCGATGCCCGGTGGCATCGTCGAGCAGCACATGCTGGCTGGTGACGAGATAGCTGCAACCGTTACGTTCAAAGAAGAAGCCGGTTGCGCCGGTGAGCCGCTGGTTGCCGAAGAAGGTGGCAATCGGCGTGGTGCTGAGCAACAGGGATTCGATCATGGTGCGGCCGGTTTGCTGGGCATGGTCGACCAGCATGCACCGATTGGCACCGCAGCGCCCGCCTTTGTCGAACCCGGCGTCGATCAGCCCTCCGGCAGCGCCGGGTTCTGGCGCCAGCGCTCGAGGTTGCGATCGACAATCTGCTTGATCTCGCCACGTGCAGCCATCTCCGACAACACACGGTTGGCCGCCGGCACGAGCGCACGGCATGGGCTGTGACGTACGAAGCCGATTGCGTTGCCGGTCTCGGCGACATACGGCGCCAGCGCAACGATGCGGCCTTCGAGCCCGGCCTCGATCAGCGTTGCGCGCCCAGCGTGCAGCCCGGTCATGAAATAGTCGATACGCCCCGCCATCAACATGCGGAAGCCGGTGAGCGGATCGTTGAGCTCCTCCACATCGAGACGCTCGCGAATGAAACGGTCGGCTTCCTCACCGAAGCGGTTGCCGCGCGTCAGGCCGCCTTTGCGGCCGATCAGCGAATCACGGCCAAAGTAGTTGATCGGGTAATCCACTTTCACAAACACCGCGATCGGGTTGTTCAGCACCGGCTGTGTGAACTCGAGGAAGGCACGCCGCTCAGGCGTGTCCTTCAAGGTCGTCACGACGTCCACATCGCCATGCTCCGCAGCGCTCAGCACGCGCGGCCACGGGCCCAGGTATTGCAGCTCCCAGCGCACGCCGAGGCGAGTGAACACCCGCGTCGCGATCTCGACGCTGGCGCCGGTCAGCGTCGTGCCGTCGTACCAGTGCAACGGCGGGTACTTCGGATCAGCGGAAATGACGACCTTGCGACAAGCAGGCCCCGCCGCCGCGGCCAGAATCGGCATCGCGGCCAGCAGCGCACAGACCAGCGCACGGCTAGGCCAGCGCCCGCGCCTTGCGTCATCCGTGTGACCTGCTTGCAGCAACATCCCGAGCCCCCCGATCGTGCAGCGGCGAATTGAAACCGGGCTGCAGCGCAGCCCAAGGCTTCAACGACGCAGTGATGCAAGGTCTTGAGTGCGGACCGGGCTCAGGGATAGAGCTCGGCGATCGCGCGACGAAACGACGGTATCACCATGCCGGAATGCGTCGTCGGGAATGCCTCGTAGCTATACACGAGGTTCTGGTAGTTGCGTGCGACGAAGAGATCGCGGAACGGTTCAACCGTGGACAGGTTACCGTCACCCTGCGACGCGGAAAAGATGAAAAGTCGCGCGGGCACGGATTGGGTGCGCTGCGCCAGGGCCGCCTCCAGGCCGGCGACGACATCCTCTTGCACCCAGAAGCTGCCGTCCTGGGAAATGTAGTTCGCGAAATACCGGTGCGCCGGGTCTTCCAGCAGCAGCACCAGGCCGGCAAAGAGCCCACCCATCGAATGGCCGATCAGCGTGCGTCGCGTGGGGTCGATGCGGTAGCGCGCCTCGACGTATGGAATCACCTGCTGCGTCAGGAAGCGGTAGTGCGCCGCAGCGCCCGGCATCTGATAGTCGATCCAGCGCTGGCCGGTGGCTTGGCCATCGGAGTTGCCGATCGAAATCACGATCACCTCTTTATGCTGCTCGAAGAGCTCGGTGCTCAGCGGCAGGAACGACCACTCCGCATCCATCGTGTAGAGCACCGGGTAGTCTTTGGTGCTCGTCGCATAGCCGGGCGGCAGGTAGACGTGAATCGGGTAGTTAACCTGGTTGCCGGTCGACTGGATCCGTAGGCTGGTATCACGCGTCGGCTGGGTCGCCGGATCCACCGGCGTAGAATCACCGCCGCCGCCACATGCGGCCAACAGCGAAACGGTGAGGACAAGGCAAAGCTGGCGCAGCGCGCGGCGGAAAGCGATCATCGGTCGTGACCCGGCGAGTTGGGGGGAGGCGCCACACCTTGCAGGCAGACGGCGCCCCGGCACTCTAGGTTCGACCGATGAACTTGTCATCCTGCATCGTTCGCAGGCATGACTTGGGTCAGAACGACACCGCCGCGCCCGGGCGAATCCGGGCCCGGAGTTGGTCGCCCTTGGGCGCCGGCTCGGCCTGCGCGAACTTGGTATACTTGCGCTTTGCCGTGGCGCGGCAGGCCTGCCAGCCTCAACGCCGGATCCGTCAGACGTCTGCCGGGCAATCCACCGCGAAGAGGTAGTTCCCGCCTCGCCCACGAAGCTACCGGCCGCCCGCACAGCCTTGCTCTGCGGGTTTTTCGTTTTGGCGCCGGGGCAAGCCAAGCGAGGAGCGCATGATCCAACTGCAAGCGGTCGGCAAGATCTATCGGGCCGGCAATCGCGACATCCACGCCCTGCGCGACGTGAACCTGAGTATCGCCGCAGGCGAAATCTTCGGCATCATCGGTCATTCGGGCGCGGGCAAATCCACACTGATCCGGCTGCTGAACCGGCTCGAATCGCCGAGCAGCGGCCGCATCGAACTGGCCGGCGACGACATCACGGCGCTCGACGATGCGGGCCTTCGCCAGCTACGCCAGCGTGTCGGCATGATCTTCCAGCACTTCAACCTGCTCGGCTCGCGCACCGTTGCGCAGAACGTCGCGATGCCCTTGCGCATCGCAGGCGTGCGCGACAAGGCAAAGATCGCCGCACGCGTCGCCGAACTGCTTGATCTGGTGGGCCTCGCCGACCAGGGCGACAAATACCCCTCGCAGCTCTCGGGCGGGCAGAAGCAGCGCGTTGGCATTGCGCGCGCGCTCGCCAACGAACCGAAGCTGCTGCTGTGCGACGAGGCCACCAGCGCGCTTGACCCGCAGACCACCCGTTCGGTGCTGGACCTGCTCCTGCAGATCAACGAACGCCTCGGGCTCACCATCGTGCTGATCACCCACGAGATGGACGTGGTGCGCGCGATCTGTGACCACGTAGCGGTTCTCGACGGCGGCGAAGTTGTCGAGCAAGGGCCGGTGACCGACGTTTTCCTGCATCCGAAGCACCCGACAACGCGCCGCTTCGTGCAGGAATCCGAGCACCTCGACGCGGACGAGGAACACGACAACTTCGCCCATGTGGGCGGGCGCATCGTGCGCCTGAGTTTCGTCGGCGAACAGGTCTACGCGCCGCTGCTCGCCAGCGTCGCGCGCGAGCACGGCGTGGATTTCTCGATCC encodes:
- a CDS encoding substrate-binding periplasmic protein, translated to MLLQAGHTDDARRGRWPSRALVCALLAAMPILAAAAGPACRKVVISADPKYPPLHWYDGTTLTGASVEIATRVFTRLGVRWELQYLGPWPRVLSAAEHGDVDVVTTLKDTPERRAFLEFTQPVLNNPIAVFVKVDYPINYFGRDSLIGRKGGLTRGNRFGEEADRFIRERLDVEELNDPLTGFRMLMAGRIDYFMTGLHAGRATLIEAGLEGRIVALAPYVAETGNAIGFVRHSPCRALVPAANRVLSEMAARGEIKQIVDRNLERWRQNPALPEG
- a CDS encoding trypsin-like serine peptidase, translating into MLVDHAQQTGRTMIESLLLSTTPIATFFGNQRLTGATGFFFERNGCSYLVTSQHVLLDDATGHRPDRIEFEVHVDDSNVAAVHVISLWLYRDGLSVWHVGDDAGGAVDMAAIPLDPACWPPGCRRAAFGPQHLAQSAPIEVGASVLIVGYPLGFHDTLHHLPIVRQGVIASSFGLRFQGVGYFLTDARTHRGASGAPVVMRIEHPSPEQAALPWQLLGIHSSRLDMGGRDRVEDEALGLNCAWYADMLMVIT
- a CDS encoding alpha/beta hydrolase, which produces MIAFRRALRQLCLVLTVSLLAACGGGGDSTPVDPATQPTRDTSLRIQSTGNQVNYPIHVYLPPGYATSTKDYPVLYTMDAEWSFLPLSTELFEQHKEVIVISIGNSDGQATGQRWIDYQMPGAAAHYRFLTQQVIPYVEARYRIDPTRRTLIGHSMGGLFAGLVLLLEDPAHRYFANYISQDGSFWVQEDVVAGLEAALAQRTQSVPARLFIFSASQGDGNLSTVEPFRDLFVARNYQNLVYSYEAFPTTHSGMVIPSFRRAIAELYP
- a CDS encoding methionine ABC transporter ATP-binding protein; protein product: MIQLQAVGKIYRAGNRDIHALRDVNLSIAAGEIFGIIGHSGAGKSTLIRLLNRLESPSSGRIELAGDDITALDDAGLRQLRQRVGMIFQHFNLLGSRTVAQNVAMPLRIAGVRDKAKIAARVAELLDLVGLADQGDKYPSQLSGGQKQRVGIARALANEPKLLLCDEATSALDPQTTRSVLDLLLQINERLGLTIVLITHEMDVVRAICDHVAVLDGGEVVEQGPVTDVFLHPKHPTTRRFVQESEHLDADEEHDNFAHVGGRIVRLSFVGEQVYAPLLASVAREHGVDFSILFGRVERIKHTPCGQLTLALDGDPAAVDAALAQLAGRGVHVETLRATATTEGGQ